One Synechococcus sp. Nb3U1 genomic window, GCTACAGGGATCCCTACCCGAAAGCCTAGCAATGGGCAGCACCTTCAATGCCCAATGTGGCCCTATCTCGATCATGCATCAGGTGGAAACCCTTCTACCGGAGCGCTTGCGTTTGCTGATGTGGGGAGGAGCCGATGGCTACTGCGATTGGCTATGGGGGAATGGCTGGGTACAGTTGCGGGTGGAGGCTGTTTCTCTTTTACCTTTGGGCATGGGACAGTTGTTGATCCTGCGGCAGCTACAGCAGTTCGCTCAGAGTCAAGAACAACCCAAGCCATCAAGATAATTTAGGAAAATTTAGAGATCCATTAGAATCCAAGTGAACCGCTGACTACAGCCTTTTCCAGCGTTATCTGATACAGCAGATTCAGGTCAATCCCTTGCTCTATAAGGCTTCTTGTCTAGCTCAAGAGCCTGAGTGAAGTCGGAAAAGGCTGTAACTTGTTGACCACAGCAGTTACATTCCGTCTCTCTGAGGGTTTTCCACTATGATGGCTGTAACGAAATTTTCTCCCTGTATCGGAGAGTCCCGATGAATCGGTCGACCAGCCCCGCCCCAGTCGCGATTGACCGGGAAAAATTCGAGATCCGCTTAGGAGAGGCTCTCAACAAAGCTGGACTGCTCACTCCGGCCCAACTGGCACAGGCCATGTGGGAAAAAGCGGACAACCCCTTGATGTTGGGGGAGCTGTGTATGGAGCACAGCTGGGTTGCCCCCGAAGATCTTTACCCCCTCATCCCAGTCGAATTGGTGCGCATCGGCGAGGTTCTCATGTTGCACGGCTATCTAAAGCTGGAGCAAATTCATGAGGCTCTGACCTACCAAAAACAACAACCCCAACGGAAACTTGGGGAGATCTTGGTGGAACACGGCTGGGTGCAATCCCACTGGTTGGACTGGGCACTCGACAAACAGCAACAACTGCGTCGCCAGGCGGGAGCGGGCAACAGTTGGGAAGTGATGCTGGAGCATTGGTCTACCATTCCCGATCAAGCCCCCCTGTATAGCTCTCCTTTACAGGCTGCCCGTGGAGCCTATAAAGCCACCCTGCAGTACAAAGCCCAGCTGGCGAGCTACAAAGAGCAAGTTGCCACCCTCGAGACACAACTGGAGCAACAGCGAGAACAACAACGGGCCATGGCCGGCCAATCGGTGCAGCAAATCGCCGACTATCAGGCCCGCCAGCATGAGCAGCAACAGCGCATTGCCGAATTGGAAGCTCAGCTAGCCGCCCAAATCGCACAGGCAGCTCAGCAACAAGCTGCTGATCAACAACGCATTCAGGAGCTAGCAGACCAACTCCAAGCTCAGCAAACCCAGGGATCCGCCCAAGCCCAGGCCCTGACTGAGCAACTGCAAACCGCCCGAACAGAACTGGAAACCCTGCGCCACCGCTGCCACGAACTGACGGAGCGGCAATCGCAGGCCAAACACAAGTTCCAAGAGCTGGGATCCCAACTGCAGCACCAGCAACAAGTGCAACAAGCCCAGGCCCAACAGGCCCAAGCCCAGCTCCAGGAGCAACTTCAGCAGGCCCAAGCCCAAGTAGCTGCCCTCAACCACACCCTTCAGGAACACCAACACCAGCTGCAACTGGCCCAATCCACCAAAAATCGTTTGGTTTCCGACCTGGCTCAGGCCCGAAAAGAAACTGCTGAGGCAACTCACCACCTACAGGTGCAGTATCAAGAGGCCCAAACGCAACTGCAAAAAGCCCAAGCCCAAGTGCGCCAACTGCAAGCCCAGCTGCAAAAAGTCCAGGAGGAAAACCGTACCCTGACCACTGCTCTAGCCCAAGCGAAGCAGATCCCATCGCCGCCAGCATCCACTGCCCCTACCCCAATTGCCCTAGCCCAGATAGAACCTGAGACCGAGGAAATCGAAGAACTGACCATTGCCGAGTTAGCCGCCGGGATGAGCACCCCCGTAGCCGAACCTACAGATCTGCCCCCGCAGGTGTATCTAGGCGAAGAGGATCTGGAAGCGTTGCAGCGGGCCACCCCCTGGGTACAGCGGGTTTTGACGCAACTGCGTGCTGCTGCTCTCATCGATAACCCTGGCATCGAAACGGTGATCCATGCCTGGGAAAGGGAAGGGGGCACCTTCACGGACGTGCTGGCTCACCACAGCCACCTCAAACCTGAGACCGTCAAGTTTTTCAGCGAAGGGGGATACTCAGTCGCTTTGTCGGGAGGACGTCATGTGGCCGACTATCTCATGGCTTCTGGATTGGTCAGCACCGCCCAAATCCAACAGGCCCAAGAACACCTGCCCCCAGGCGGATCCCTGTGTCACGCTCTCGCCCAAGCCGGAATCCTGCATCGCGCCACTGCCCTCTATTTTGAGCGCAACTTCGGGGGACAAAAGCCCCGCCGCTCGCTGCGAGAGGAACTGAGCTAGAAGATCCCCAGCCAGTTGGGGAAAGGCAGGCCGATGAATTATGATGCAAACATAAAGGGTGATCCCTATCCCTTAGATTTAGGAAGCTGCTCATCAAGTTTTGTCTCGATTCCTTCTGCTATGACTACGGAAGCCCCAACCCTGCCCGCACAGCAGTCGTCTCCGTCGAGAACACAGGTTCGCCAACCCTACCCTCAGTTCAAGGTGATCGTCCTGGATGACGACTTCAATACCTTCCAGCACGTCACCGAATGTTTGTTGAAATATATCCCTGGCATGACCCTGCCCCTGGCGCGGCAGCTGACGGTACAGGTGGATGCCGAAGGGCAGGCGATCGTTTGGGTCGGCCCCCAAGAACAGGCGGAGCTCTACCATCAGCAACTGCTTCAGGAGGGCTTGACCATGGCTCCCCTCGAGGCGGCTTGAAGGGTTTCGTAGCTGCGTTCGATTGCCGCCAACAACTCCCCTTGACCCCAGGCGGCGTGAAGGCTGCTGGCAATGGCCAATCCGCCTGCACCAACGCCTTCTTTCACGTAACCCCGTTCATAGGCTTGTAAAGGGGCATAGCGGCTGCTGGCAAAGCTCAGCTGGGTGGCCAAAAGAGGCACCGAACCCAGCAGTTGTGCCAAGGCCACCGTATTGCCCGAGGGATCCTCCGCGACCCAACGGGTTGTTCCCACTGCTACATTCTCTGGGGGCCAAGGGATCCCCTGCTCCACC contains:
- the clpS gene encoding ATP-dependent Clp protease adapter ClpS, translated to MTTEAPTLPAQQSSPSRTQVRQPYPQFKVIVLDDDFNTFQHVTECLLKYIPGMTLPLARQLTVQVDAEGQAIVWVGPQEQAELYHQQLLQEGLTMAPLEAA